A stretch of DNA from Numenius arquata unplaced genomic scaffold, bNumArq3.hap1.1 HAP1_SCAFFOLD_1184, whole genome shotgun sequence:
CCCTTGCTCCTGTTGCCGATGTGTTCCTTGGCCCCATCAACCCCCTCCTTGGTCCAACCCCATCAAAAATTAACCCCCCGGTGGAGAATGTGCTGACCCAAGCAGGGCCACCTCCGTCAGCACCTTTTGGTCCCCTTTCCACCACGGAAATTGCTAAAATTTAACCCAACAGGGCCGGTGAAGGCCATACGTTGGCCCAAGCCAAGAGTTGTCCCCCCTCGCCCCAGAGCCGTTCCAGGATGCTCACCTGAGGGTACCCCTTGAGCCAGATGAAGGAGGTTGGTCCCAGATGGCTCCTCTCCAAAAGCCAcctttttccctcagaaaaaaaagcaattatttgctttcttcctgCTCCGATTTTGCCCTGTTTTGGGGATGTTTTGGCTGCCAGGACAAGGGGAGGGAGGTGCTGCCCATGGCTTTGGCTCTGGCCACCCTTTGCTGGTGCTTGGTGGCCCCTGGCCACCTTCGCGTTGTCCTTGCCTGCACTTTTGCCTCCCTGCTTTTGCCTTTctccttctgggaaaaaaaaaaaaaaaaaattagaaaaaaaaccccaccccagatGTCAAATATTAACCCCAAACAGCCGGTGGTCGGGTTATAAAGGAGACCACCCCCGGCGCCTGGGGAGTGAGGACACCGCTGGAGCCTGAGGAGCATTTTGGGAGGTGAAATCCATCCCTTTTGGGGCAGGCGTGCATGGCTGTGGGGTGTTCCCGGGGTCCCACGGTGGCAGCATGGCTTTCGCCAGCCTCCTGGAGCACGTGGGGGGCATGGGACGCTTCCAAGTGGTCTCAGTGCTCCTCCTGTCCCTTCCCGTCTTCATGATGGCAAGTCACAACCTTCTGCAGAACTTCACAGCTGCCACCACCGACCATCACTGCCGGCTTCGTTGGGAGGCCAACGCCACCGGCCTCGACCCCCAGGACCTGCTGAGGGTCTCGATTCCTCACGGTGAGCGGTGCCGGCGCTTCGTGTCACCACAGTGGTGGCTTTTGGAGGCCAATGGCTCAGCTCCCAACAGCAGTTGGCTGGAGACAGAACCCTGCCATGATGGTTGGACCTATGACCGCAGCATCTTCACTAGCACCATTGTCACCGAGGTAGGATGGCAGCAGTGGTGGGGTGGGATATGGGGCTGGTGGCACGTTTCACCCAATCCTGTGTGCAGTTCCCACCTTGAGGCACCAGCGAAGGGTCCACTGTCATCACCACGTTGACTTCTTCCAACTGGAGCATCTTCCCCACTCAACCCCTTGGTAGAGGCACTCAACGCCATGAGAGCTCAGGACAAAAATGGGGGGGATGAGGGAGCTGGTGGCCATCAACAAGGGGATCAAAAATGGACCAGGTGACCCCCCGGAAGGAGCTTCAACCATGGGGATACTGGGAAGGGCAACCAGGTGTTTATTGGCACCTTCTTGGTGTTTCCGTTGGCCACCCTTTAACTCTTGCGTTGGGTCAGCCCTACCAGCCACCATGGCCagttttggggggcaggagggagtccAGAGGTGTCTCCCCCCGGTCTCTGACCCACCCCATGTCCTTGTCCCTCGCAGTGGGACCTGGTGTGCAGCTCCCGGGGCCTGAAGCAGTTGGCCCAGTCGCTCTACATGGCTGGCGTCTTGGTGGGCGGCATCATCTTCGGGGGTCTCTCAGACAGGTGAGGAGGTGGGACAGCATCATGGGGGTCACCTcgccccctcttcctcctcctcaccccctcttcctcctcctcaccccctcttcctcctcctcaccgccCAGGTTCGGCCGCCGGTCGCTGCTCATCTGGTGCTACTTTCAGATGGGCACCACGGGGACATGCTGCTCCTTCTCCCCCACTTTCAGCGTTTACTGCCTCTTCCGCTTCCTCACGGGCATGGCCTTCTCCGGCATCGTCCTCAACAGTGTCTCCCTCTGTAtgtggccaccaccagccccacggtACTGGCCCAGGGCAcccttcctgctctgctccaCATCTCTCTGCGTGTGTCTCGGCAGCTTTGGAGTGGATGCCCACCCGCACCCGGGCGCTCGCGGGGACCTTCATGGGTTACTGCTACACCACGGGGCAGTTCCTGCTGGCCGGGATCGCCTACGCCGTCCCCGATTGGCGTTGGCTGCAGCTCACCGCATCCCTGcccttcttctgcttcttcctctACTCatggtgaggaggaagaggaggaagggagtcATGGATGGAAGGAGGGATGCAGGGCCGGAAAGATggcaggatggatggatggatggagggagggatggtgggatggatggacagatggagggatggagagatggatggggggacggatggatggagggatggtgggatgaatggatggacagatggagggatggatggaatGATGGAGGGTTGCATGGATGGGCAGATGGAAGGAAAGGTGGGTGCAAAGATGATagatggatgcatggatggaaGATGCAAGGTTGGATGGAGGGAAGCATGGAGAGATGGCTGGAGGGGTAGATCACTGGGGACAGGGTCACAGGGATGGTGGGATGATCTGTGGGCTCCTGTCCCCCATCTCCTCCACAGGTGGCTAACAGAGTCAGCTCGCTGGCTGGTCATGGTGGGCAAGTCCCAGCAAGCCCTGAAGGAGCTCCAGAAGGTGGCCAGGATaaatgggaagaaagaagaaggggaCAAGCTCGATATAGAAGTAAAAGGCTCTGTGTTTTATAGGGCGGTGGTGGGGAAGTGATCTCCACTCTCATGTAGAGGGCCAACAGTGGGGCTCCCCTACACCCATCTTTCCAGCCCCTTAAATGACCAGCCATCCCTGTAGACaactgtctgtccgtccgtccgtccatccatccatccatccatccatccatccctttaTACAACCATCTATCTCCATCATCTCCTTCTACATCGtctccttctccatccatcccatccatctAGCCccatcatctccatctccatccaccCAGCCCCTCTTACAACCACCCACCCACCTATCCACCATCTCCACCTGATCATCTGTCCCTCCATCTCTTGgtccgtccctccatccctcctcccacccaccctcccctcAGCCTGCCCAGGGTTTAATCCCCTGTCGtctcccagctccatcctggttcccttctctctgctcctcccaccccagagtcccccccctctccctctagGCCTTGAGGTCCTACATGCAGAAGGAGATGGCTTCATCGGGGAGTCACCACACGGTGGTTGACCTGGTCCGGACGCCCGTTGTGCGCCGCATCTCTTGTTGCCTCTGCTTCGTGTGGTATGTCTGGCGGTGGAGGACATCAGTGGGTGGTTGTCTATGTCCCCCCCAAGTTGTTGATCCAGCCACCCCACTATCCACCCCTCCCCAAACACCTCCTGCATCCACCCACCTTAGCTGGGTCCATATTGGAAAGGAAAACCGAGTCACGGTGCAGGACTTGATCAACAGAGTACTCCAGGAAGGGACACAGAACTCCTGGCTGGATCCCATAGAACAGGGGATGGTGTGtgacccccacatcccaccccacacctcccAACCagtgagatctgtcccctcttctTACCTCTTCTTGGCCTAGGTTCTCCACCAGCTTCGCCTACTACGGGTTGGCCATGGACCTGCAAAACTTTGACTTCAACATCTACGTGATCCAGCTCATCTTTGGGGCCGTGGACATcccagccaagctggtctccatCCTCACCATCACCTACGTGGGGCGACGCTTCACCCAGTCCGTTGCCCTCATCCTGGCTGGCTTGGCCATCTTGGCCAACACCTTGGTGCCACGAGGTGAGGACTGGGGGTGGTGCCCGTGGTGTCCCCTTCATCTCCAGCCCATAAGGCACCATCTGGGAGGGCCAAAACAAGCTCCACCCTTTAACACAATTCACAGCCTGAGTGATTTTAGCTTTTTACGGGCGATTTGCCTGAAATCCTGATGTTTGGGGTCTCCTCTCTCCATTACCCACTGTCAACCCAACCCAACTCCAACCAGTGACACCAAAGTGAGTCCCAGATGTCCTGTCCTCATCCCCACAGACCTGCGGATACTTCGGACCGCCTTGGCCGTCTTCGGTAAGGGTTGCTTGGCCGCGTCCTTCAACTGTGTCTTCCTCTACACGGGTGAGCTCTACCCCACCGTTATTCGGTAAGGAGTTGGGGTGGAGGTTGGGGGAGGTGATGGGGTGGCCGTGACCACACGAGCTGGTTCCTCAGGGCCTCTCGGTGTCCTACAGGCAGACGGGTATGGGGTTGGCCAACACCATGTCCCGGCTGGGCAGCATCATGGCCCCCTTGGTGAAGATAGCGGGTGAGGTCTTCCCTATGTTGCCCTTCATCATCTACGGAGTGGCCCCAGTGGTGTCGGGTCTGGTGGCCATCTTCCTGCCGGAGACACGGGACATGGCACTGCCTGAGActgtggaggaggtggagggCAGGTGGGATTGGAGGGACGGAAGGACAAGGGGAGAGACGGGTGGAcacagggagggatggatggacgggTGGACACAGGGACGGATGGTGGGAGAGAAGGACTGGTTGGACTTGGGGGTGGAAGGATGGAGGATTGGTTGtgtgaagggatggatggatggatggataaatggatggatggatggatggatggatggacacatggacagatggatggacaggaAGAAGACTAAGGCAATGGATGGATGAAAGGATGGACAGACGGATGTCTATGAAGATGGATGGAGAGGTcaatggggaaggaggaggaccAGCAGCATTAAAACCCAcctgtccccccaaaaaaactgcactccatcctccctctccccccaggacCCAGCCCCAGAAGGATGAAGCCCAAGATCTCCAGATCCCACTTCAGCCCACCCAGTCCAGCAGCACCACGGGGCCCTGCTAGTGCCAACCACTCcgggggacccccaaacccctccctgaCCCAGCAGATAAAGGAGCAGGAGTGGGTTCGGGGGGGGGAGTTGCGTCCCCCCCTAGAAGAGCAAAGGGACAGCGATGACCACGGACACCTTCTTGCACGGCCaaggaggggacccaggcgtcctcCTCTCCATGTGGGACTGGGGGATGGTGCCTCCCCTCCAACCACCGCTTCATAGGATGGTTTTTCTGTGctggaataaaaaataataaaagcaaaaaattcgTGTGAAATGCGGCcggtgggagggagggtggtggtggtggtgttgttttCCCACGGCCACGGGGGGTCCCGCACAGCCTGACCGTCCCGCCCCAAAGGAAAATATGGGACCCAGTGGGGTGCTGTGGCCTCGGCACCACATGTTCCCCCCGCCTCcactgtcccctcctcccctctgaATGTGCCAGAGCTGCGAGGGAGGGAGAGTCACACTCAAGAGCATGAGGAGGACCCAGGAGTCCTGAGGACCCACGTATCGGGGTGCCCAGGGATCCCCAGGACCCAGAGATCCCAAGGATCCAGGGTTCCGGACATCCAGATGTCCCAAAGATGCCAAGGACCCAGAGATCCTGGTCCCCACACCTCTCAAGGACCCAGACATCCCAAGAATCAAGGCATCTGGGTGCCCAGATGTCCCAAGGACCCAGCCAGCCCAAGGACCCATGCTTCTGGTcacccagcacccaccgcacccTCCTCTCCAACCACCCAGCCAGCGAAGATCCAGGTGTCCTGCCCCTCGAGCCACCCCCAAGTCCCCTGGTCACTGCCCCATTCTGCCTACGCTCTGCTGCCTCCCACTGCCCTCCTGCCCGGGGTCCAAGGGGCTCCCAGGGATCCAGTTCAGGGCCCCCAGGGACTTTGCCCCATGAATCAGCCACCATGGATGGTGAAAACAAgctgggggagggctggggtggtCCCCATCCACCTGGGCTTGGGGGTGTCCTCattgaggaagaggatggagaggATGGGATGGCCCCAGGGAGCCATTGGGCATCCCTGGTTGGGGACTGGCCTGGCTGGCGCCGGCGTTTCCACCTGACGATCGTCTCCACTGACCCATAGTGGGATCTGGTCCCACCAGAGTCAAACGTTAACTGGGACCGGAGGTGGCTTTAAATAGGaggggggacaaggagggggacggggccagggctgtggccatGGGCAGCCGTGGGGCCAAGGGGTGGTAGCTGCCAGCAGACGGGTCTGGGGAGTGGGGTTTggtgctgggagaggttgggagatAACGAGAGTGACGGGAGATAACGAGCACAACAGACAGGTGAGTGGATCAATAGAGAGATCAATGCATCGATCAGGAAAGAGAGGGGCCAACGGGCTGGTCAAGAGTGACATTAAAGCTCAATAGATTGATCAATAGAGAGAAAGACTGATCAACAGAAAGATTATAGGTCAAGAGATTGATCAATAGATTACGATTGATCAATAGGGAGATTAAGATTGATAGATTGATCAATAGAAAGATTATATGTCAATAGACTGAGATTAAAGATCAATTAGATGGATCAATAGAGAGAAAGGGATCAATGGAAAGATTATACGTCAATAGATTGATCAATAATGAGATTTAAGTTCAACAGATTGATCAACAGAGACCAATAGATCAATCAATAGAAAGATTAAAGGTCAATAAATCAATCAATAGAAAGATTATAGGCCAATAGACTGGCCGATAGAGAGATTAAGATTGATACATTGATCAATCGAAAAATTATAAATCAATAAATTGATTGATAGACCAAGAGATTGATCAACAGAGGTTGATCAGTGGATCATGGTTCAATAGATTCATCAGTAGAAAAATGCAGACCAATAGATTAATCAATGAATAGATTATAGATCAATTTATTGGTAATAGGGATACCCAGACCATCAGATGGATCAATAGAGATGCTGTAGGTTGGTCAATAGATCAATAGATTGACCAATAGAAACATATAGACCAATGGATTGATCAATAAAGAGAGAGATTATGGACTAATCAACACATTATAGATAATAAAGATATAAAGATCAATAATTCATCGGTAGAGAAAGAGCTCGTTGGTTTGATCAATAGGGAGACCAATAGATCGACCAATAGAGAGGGGGAGATCCAGAGACTGATCAATAGACCTACATAGACCTATAGATTGATTGATCAGCAGATAAATCAATCGATTAATAGGGTGAGGAGTCAATAGACGGGCAGAGGGACGGGGGAGCAGATCAGCCATTTGGGTGATGGTTGGCATGGATGATAGAGAAATCCATTGATCGATTGATCGATCAAGGGGCAAAGGACgggcagaggaagagggagggagggacagaagggcagagggagggagggacagagggacggagggagggagggacagacggaGGGACAGCGGGTGGCCAGAGAGACCGAGCCGGAGCCCGAGAGAgcggcagagagagggagaggagccgaCCGGCTGGTAGGGATCAATCGATCGCAGGGGATCAATGGAGGGATGAACCCATCGAGAGACTGGTaggacagagggagagaggattgattgattgattgattgattgattggtTGATCAATAatgagggggagagagaaggcagagcaGTGAGGGGTAGAGATGATGGCAAGAAATAAAGAACCAGTGGTCGATAGATCAATAGAGACTGAGATCAATCGACAGACTGGTGGGTCGATTGATAGACAATAGGTTGATAGATTGATCGATAGACAATAGATCTATAGATTGATAGATTGATAGACAGAGAGACTGACAGGTTGATGGACTATTGATAGGTCAAAATACTCCAATAGATCAATAGAGATTGATAGATTCATAGTGACACTGATTGATACAGTGATTGGCAGATCAATAGACTGATCAATCGATTGATTAGTTGGTTGATCAAtaatgggggggggaggagggagagcagcgaGGGGCAAAGCTGACAGCAAGAAATAAAGAAGCAGCGGCTGATAGATCAATAGAGACTGAGATCGATCGACAAACTGATCGATTGATCAATTAGATTGATAGATCGATAGACAGAGAGACTGACAGATTGATGGACTATTGGCAGGTCAATAGACACCCCGATAGATCAATAGTGATCGATCGATTCATAGTGACGCTGATTGATAGAGTGATCAGCAGATCAATAGACCAATCGATCGACCGATTGACCGAGGCACTGATAGATCAATCGAGGAACCGATAGATCGATAGATGGACAGACTGACAGATCGGTACCAGATGGACTGATGGCCCCATAGATTGAGGGCCAGGTCAATCAATCAATAGATCAATAGACCTATGGATAGACTGATTGATCAATAGATCGATAGATTGATCAGCA
This window harbors:
- the LOC141477891 gene encoding solute carrier family 22 member 6-B-like, with the translated sequence MAFASLLEHVGGMGRFQVVSVLLLSLPVFMMASHNLLQNFTAATTDHHCRLRWEANATGLDPQDLLRVSIPHGERCRRFVSPQWWLLEANGSAPNSSWLETEPCHDGWTYDRSIFTSTIVTEWDLVCSSRGLKQLAQSLYMAGVLVGGIIFGGLSDRFGRRSLLIWCYFQMGTTGTCCSFSPTFSVYCLFRFLTGMAFSGIVLNSVSLSLEWMPTRTRALAGTFMGYCYTTGQFLLAGIAYAVPDWRWLQLTASLPFFCFFLYSWWLTESARWLVMVGKSQQALKELQKVARINGKKEEGDKLDIEALRSYMQKEMASSGSHHTVVDLVRTPVVRRISCCLCFVWFSTSFAYYGLAMDLQNFDFNIYVIQLIFGAVDIPAKLVSILTITYVGRRFTQSVALILAGLAILANTLVPRDLRILRTALAVFGKGCLAASFNCVFLYTGELYPTVIRQTGMGLANTMSRLGSIMAPLVKIAGEVFPMLPFIIYGVAPVVSGLVAIFLPETRDMALPETVEEVEGRTQPQKDEAQDLQIPLQPTQSSSTTGPC